In Cryptomeria japonica chromosome 5, Sugi_1.0, whole genome shotgun sequence, the genomic window CATGTAGGAACTGTTAGACAATAAACTACTCTAACTAGACTCCTCAATAGAATAGAGTGATAAAAAGGATGATTCAAATAATAATGGAAAGAGATAGAAGTATGTTAAACGGTTCTTGTCTTGATAGATACTTTTAGATAAAATCTACAAGTACTACTTGATGTTTGTTAAATAGAAGATCTCCTTGTAAATCTCTCAATTGAACATCTTATAAAGTATAGACATGTAAGAAACCTTCTACTTTGTATTTGAGTTTCTTGGCTATGAGGCTTATGTTCATGTGTCTAAAGAAAAATTAACTAAGTTGGATCCAAATGTTGAAAAATGTATCTTCATTACATATGGTGATAATGTAAAATGATATAAATTATGAAATCCTATATCCAAATATTTTTTTTCTAGAAATGTGATTTTTAGTGAACTTGGTGTTGTTTCTTATCTTTAATGGCcaaaagaaaaatataaggaaaaaagagaacattttgaaattaagaaggAAATTGCACCTCGAGAAGAATAGACATATGAACATGAgaccaaggaagaagaagaagatggatcaaAGATAGTTATTGATCAAACCAATGAACATTAATATGTTGataaatatcaagaacaacaagaTCCCCATACTCCTATTCTAAAATGATCCAAAAGACAAGAAAATACTAATGATGAGACTAGATACTGTAGGGAAGCTATTCTTTCCTATGATCATTATTCAATGCAACAAGCCATGCTAGAGGAGATGATGACATTagaatcaagtgatctctaggatCATGTTCATTTTCACAAGGGAAGGAAAGCCATTGGTTGTAAATGGGCCTACTAAAAGAAATTTGGAGAAAATAGTTCATTGCAAAAGTACAAAGCTAGGATAGTACCTAAGAGATATTCCTACACAGAGAGAGATTTGATTTTGGTGAtatttcatttcttgttgataAATTCTCCTCTATTTGATTTATTCTATCCATTTCTACAACTGATGATTTTAGATATTGAGAAAATGGATGctcaatatttattttttttgcatggaGACAAGTGGAAGAGGAAATTTATATACGACATCCTAAAGGATTTGAGGTAAAAGGAAAGGAACACTTTGTTTGTAGGTTAAAACAATATCATTATGGTTTAAAATAGTATCATCGAATTTggtattaaaaaatttattattattcattTATCATGAAGTTGAGTTTGTTAGAAGTCAAGAAGATCACTATGTATATATTAAATGTATTGATCACCACATCCTAAATATTGTACTCTATGTGGGTGATATGCCACTTATCAATAATTGTAAGGCATTGATTAGTGAGCTATAAGATCAACTTCTAGGGGCATTTGATACTAAATATTTTGGAGTTCTTAGGTACATACATGGTATCGAAATATTGAAATAGATCGAGTAAAAAAACATTTACATATCAAAGAGTAAGTATGTgaaaactattttatttttttgataacccAGTGGTATCCCTTACTTATCAAAtaatttatcttttctatttacattttcatttatctatctatctggttgtccATGGAAGTGGTAACACATAAGTGGGGGTTttattgaggcaaacccctatacaacctCAATCATTTTCCCTCTTCTGTATGTGTGTAGGTTTCTTGAAGGCATTCAAAGACGCAAAGCTTTCTTAtaatttgtttatttcatttatattaatttatatttatatttataatctaGTATTTGTTGGTACATTTCTAACTTCTAGGTTTTGCAAGTTAATCAAGCTAGAGAGTTGGGTTTTTGTGTTTCTAAAGTCTTTTTTGTTCATGGTTTGTACGAGACTACAATGCATTGTGTAGACATCAGCATTCCACATAGATGCTGGCATGTTGTGTATATGTCTATGCACCACACTAGCATCCTTGACCGAGATGCTTGTATTTAGACCAAAGACTCTCTATATTCTTTTTTTACCATTTTATAAATAGAGATATTCACCAATTTCACTAGTTGGAGCTATCtaaatgtatgttgtgaaattggctctAAAGGGAACATAGTTCTTCCCTTTAGAGGGTtgctttttcaccattacattttggtgaacctgacgtgaacactacTTAGGCATTATTCTAAAATCACTATTTATAATTACTTCAAGCATGTGAAAGTGAGTTCTTTTATCTTTTCTTATTATTATTTGTTGATCTCTCTCCCAAGATTCCTTCTacttgtgaggatatttttgtgcaACAGGATGAAATTATTGATACTTTTCTTAACATTATTGTACCTTCTTTACATTCCAATGAACTCTCTTCTAAAGATGATGTGTTAGTAATTAAGGGCTCTCATCCCATATTTGATCAACTACATGTTGAGGTTGAGCAAGCTCCTTCAATCAATTCTTTTAGAAGTTTTTAATGAGTTTGTGAATGTCATTGATTTCTGTGTTGCCCCTAGAAGGCTTAAGAGACTAGTCATTTATGTGACTATAGATAGTCCTTCTTTGAAGAAGGTAATTTATATTCATTGTCTTCCTTTTAAAAATGAATCACTGGATCTTTTTATTAGGTATACATAATTTAAGGTTCCATCTTATAAAATGGTAGCCCGTACTTATAAAACTCATGCAAATAAGATTAATACCAATCAATTGAATatttctttaccaccttctcaaccagaTCTTTGTCAAGGAACTACACCTTCAATTAAGCAACctagtgattatgatcatattgaGAAACTTTGTGTTACTCCTACTAAGATTTCACTTTGGAATTTCCTTTAGACTACTCATGTTTATCAAGGTATTATTCATGAGATTCCCCAAATATTAAATTCAATCCACATAAACTCTCACCTCTAGAAGTAATAAATGAAACAAATCTATTAATTATAATTGTTTATGTTAACGGTATCGACATTAGACGAACTCTCATCAATACTGGCTCAGCACTCTATGTTTGTAGTCTAGATCTATTTCACAACATCAAAGTGGATTTTAATTCTCTTGTTGCATCCTCTTTGTTCGTTTGTGGTTTTGATAATAATTGTAAAAAAATTTTGGGAAAtattattttgcctataaatattgGGCCAATTACTATTCCAATCCTAGTGTAAGTTATGCTAGGGCTTTTACCATATAATATTCTCTTCGatagaccttggattcatgctttAGGAGTGGTTAGCTCTACCCTTCATTATTCTATTAAATTTGTTGCTAACAAATAGGTAGTTACAATCACGTCTTATCCCAACACTATGCACTTATGTCAAATCTCAATAGTTGGTCATGCCTTAGTTACACCTACCCTTAAGAACTATATTTCAGTATTATCCTCTAATATACCAACTACTATTCCAATGGACTCTCCTAAAGAGGAAACTAATGACAAGGTTGTCTCTAAAGAAGATCCTCCTCAAATAGAAAGTCCTAAGTCTACTCCTACTCCATCTCcttcttcaaattcatcttcttctcaattaaatgtatttattaatGATGATTGGGGTTCGTTAGACTTTACAAGCTCCTCCATTAGAGAATATAAAGTCAACCCTATCCACCTTaacattccaaaaaaaaaattcacacctACTATCAAAgatgcttattcttttgtattGTAGGATCATGTCAACACAATTGTCTATACCATTAAAGATGATCAACCCCCTTTGAAGGATTTGCAATCATGTTATGGTCTATGATTCAATATTTCTTTCAAGTATGGATACAAAAGAAATGGTCTTGGGTGCATGAGTCAAGGAGTTAAAGTCCCTCTAAAATTGAAACTATTCTCTTTTATAGTGGATTTAGGTTACAAAGATTCTCCTTTTTCTTCAACCCCCTATTGTCTAATGTctctatgtcttcttcttgttagaACTCAAACTTTTCTCCACAATATTCATTATTTATCTAAACAAGAGAATACTTTGTAGAGGCTTCTTAAAGCTTGCTTGATTACCCTTCCTCCTACACATAAGAAGTTTCATAAAGatgataaagaaaaaaaatatttttgttcatatcatcaagTGCTTGGTCATTCCACTAGTGAATTTAATGCCTTGAGGGATAAGATACATCAACTTCATTAATTAGGTGACATTAATTATTCATCTATTGATGCAGTTTCTTCTTATTCTTTGCACAATAAGTGACATCGAGGTTTACCTATATCTTATTCTTTTACATATTCTACCCATTTGTGCATTCTTACTATACCTACTCTCTACCCATGGTGGCACCTATCTCTTCTTCACCCACAGTGGTGTATGTCTATCTCTCTCCCACTATAATCAAAATACTTTTTGTCACCTCATGTCGCAAGTATTTATTTCTGCCCCTTGTGGCTCTTATCAAAATCTATCCTAAATGTAATGACTTTCCTCTATGGCATTGAGGTTGGTCCTATTGAGCATCTACTTATCTCTATCAATAGTGGTTTTTCTTCATAGTAAAATTGGTTCTACTTACCTTTTGGTAGCAACTTTCCTTCATACCAAGGTTGGTTCTACCTATCTTTTGGTAGTGAATTTCCTTCACAGCGAGGTTGGTGATACTAATATTTAATTACttggcataacacaacttgctagatagTGGTCTATCTTTTTAATCACTACCATCTACATAACTACTAGCTATAGAGCAAGATAGTGTTTGGGTCATATACTATCTCCTTGAAATTGGTTGCTTCTCTATATTTTTGGTGCATTCTTCCTTAAAGCAATCAATCCTtacattattttctcctttttaggattTCTCTATGtatggtttcttttattttgggGATGACACATACTATTGAGACAACCTTTTATATCAAGCTCCCTTTCGCTCTTTTGACTCAAAAATTTTAGTTTTCTTGTTATGTGTTTTCATGTATGTGCTAGATCCATGTTCTTGTCTATATATCTATATGTTTATCATGTTCTTACCCCATGAATTTGTTTCTCTCATGTTCTAACCTTTCTATCATTCAAATTTATCTATTGAATACATTTATTTTTGTAGGTCTTCAGCTTGGGGGTAGGCTTCCTTGGCTTGAAGATTTGTCTTCTTTCTCTACAATATCATTTTCGCATCTTGATTCTATTTATGTTTAGTATATTTCCTTTAGCATATATATTCATGTTGATTCATAAGCCTAATAAAGTGCGGAAAAATGTATAGTAAAAAAATCCACacccctttgcaattccacctatACTTTTGTATCTACTTTAGTGTCCATTCTCCTAGCTTCCAAGTAGGCTCATTTCAGCTCTTacatcaaccttttccctctcaagatgctcaaCACACTATTTTAGCTATCTATATGTTTATCATGTTCTTACCCCATGGCTTTGTTTCTCTCATGTTCTAACCTTGCTATCATTCAGATTTATCTATCTAATACATTTGTTTTGTAGGTCCTCAACTTGGGGACATGCTTCCTTAGCTCAAATATTTGTTTTCTTTCTCTAAAGGATCATTTTCACATCTTGATGTTATTTATGTTTAGTAGGTTtcctttagcatgcatattcatgttgATTCATCAGCCTACTAAAGTGGGACAAAAATGTAGAGTAAAAAATTccatacccctttgcaattccacctacacttttgtatCCATTTTAGTGTCCATTCTTCTAGGTTTTGAGTAAGCTCATTTCAGCTCTGGCAttagccttttccctctcaagatgctcaaGACACTACTTCAACAACTATCCTTCAACTCTTGTTTTCCATTAGTTGCATGTTTCTCTTTCCACTTGTCATTTTTGAGCATGATTCATCTGGACACTACCGCACTGTACAAATATTCACATACTACATATTCATCCTATGGCATTTTCTTAATGTTCAAATATCTTTTTAGTGCATTTCaacacttgtcacctatcttggttAGTAGAAAAGTGTCATAATCTTTTAAATAGCTCAACAACCCTTTtttctccctcctcttctctcatttaAATGTCTTTCAATCATGTGATCTCTTGTTTCTTCAATAAATTTATGTAGGTTCTCTCAAACTCTCTTTGGTTCACTTGGCTCTCAtaactttctctttctctctccctcttgctacaatagtctcttgttttctacaacactctcaagaTCTCACAATActcttttgcaactctcttggtTTTATTAAGCCTTGATGGTAATATCTCTCTCACATCTTTGAGAATCTTGGGGATTTTTTACATCCTGTATTTATCAAATAATTTATCTTTTCTATTCACATTCTTATCTATTTATCTATATAGCTATGTGGAGGTGAAAACACCAAAGTGAGGGTTTGACTGAGGTGAGCCCCTATAGAACCCTAaacattttccctcttttgtatgtGTCCATGTTTCTTGAAGACATTCCAATGCACGAGGGTcacttatgatttatttatttcatttatatttatagttattgtgtgaggtgaaaaatgatgatgacaaactattgcaaaactaTAAAGATCCAACTACAACAAACCCTAGTTccacaataaaacattcaccatacaccaatgaagatacctaagaacatgcaaataaacaaattgaaacaataatataatccacatgccaagtagggtttgatctttattgtctcctatctccattgatcttgtttgatatatttgctcacaGATTTTTGTATGTGCAcatgagctcaacaaagaacaaattgtggttcTAAAGTTGCTCGATCGCAAGAAGGCTTAATAGTTGCATTATgtgttagaaagagagaaagaatcctcttatatagaagaaactttagaaaatggagggatatgattaagaggtgaaataaataaatggtcaactaagattaaagggtaggtagaggaaataataaaataatgaagaggGTAGGTAGAgcaaaattaagagataaatgccatgtgtcatgaagagaaaaaggtaatgaattaattaattaaataaagatttatttaattaatagaggaagtgggaccaatttcTGTTTCAAGTCTTTTCTATTTGTGGTCCATATGAGACTATAATGCACCATGTAGACATATTCTACTGCATTGGCATCCTTGACCGAGACACTTAGATTTAGATTGAAGACTCTCTATCATCTCCTCTTTCCATTTCTATAATTAGTATCTTCATGACCagtttcactagttggagatatctAAATGGATTTTTGTGAAATTGGCTCTCAAAGGAGCATAGTTCCTCCCTTCGTAGGGTCGCTTTTGCACAATTACAATTCCTACATGActgtatttacaatgtatgatctcaagtgggagaatgttatgaTTTTAGGTGCCATCAACCTTTTAAATCCATTTAATTAACTATTcctattatttttttaattcacCAATAAAGGATAGAGGGTTTGGCTAACAATGGTCATTAATATTTTATTGATATTGCAAATATGATTTTACTAGCCTTGATATTTGTTTGTTTATCGATAAGGAGTTATTGAGTTTACTTTTAACTAGATAGGAATCATGGTAATATTATAATGAAGTTAATAATTTTAGGTGCCCACCTTGAGAATCAATTATTTTTGGGGTTTATAACATTTTTTATAAGTTATAAGATTCTCTGTTATAGTAATGACAATTTCCATTAGATATTATGACAACTATAATAGCAATTATGATAGCAAGGATGACAGATTCCTTCCTTGCGCAACCATGTAAGAGTTTATTTTGGGTTGAACTGATGATTCTAAGGAAGTTAGTGTGGTAATTCTCAAGTTGTTTTTCTACCTATTATTTTGTGATGGCATAGTGGTTTTTCACTACTAAGAGCTTCTATAATTTGTGGACTTGTATTGGTAATGTTATAGAGTTTATTCAAGTTTTGATTTGTAGGGGTTATGTTTCTAGATTGATGATTTGAGATGAGTTTAGAGTGTTATATTATATTAACAAATTTTTAATAATACAAGCCATTCATTTCTTCTTAGTGGAGCGTTTTCTCTAAATGGTTTCTCCACATAATCACAACTTCATGTGTTTGGTTCTCATTTCTTTGTTATagataattaaatttttatttggtAAACACTATTAAATCTGATTTATAGTATATTTGAAGCTTCTTATATTTCTATCCACCTCTTATTTTCTAAGAATTCTTCTTAGAAGCTATATGTAAATTATAAATATCACTTGGCTTTAATATCATTGTAATATCTCAAATAGGAGATTTATACTCAATTTAATTTCAGTCAACGTGGATTTTTTTTAAAGTGTTATAAGACCAAATCTAAAACTATAGATAGAATTATCATTAAAACTAGTAAAATTGATATGAGTTTCCTTTGAATTTAAATAACAACCACAATAATTTATTTTCTGTTTACTATTCCACGTGAATCTAACTTACATCTAATTCAAGATTAACTAACTTTTTTAGAACTCATGCATTATtataaaagataagaaaattaataataatGTGCACTTTAGGGAGCCACCATTGATTCTAAAAGGAGAAACTAAGCATGAAGGAAGTCACCTATCACTAAATGATAAGCTTAGGATaggaaatgaaaattattttttatcTTAGGCCCATCACAATAGCCTATTAAATGGTCAATAATTGCATCAAAATAAATTCACCTTATCAATGGATTTATAATGTTGTTCAAAGTTATCTAGTTCACTTTGTTCCCTACAAAACCTTACACTAAGTCAGTAAAGTTTCACTAGAGATGGTACATACTCAAGTTGTTTTGGGCCACTAGTGTAATGCCTAGTGCATTTTTGCAAGGGTCTTTCAAGCTCCTACATCTAGCTGAGGTCATTCTCTAGCTCATGGCTATCATCAAGTATGTAGTCAATCTCCGTATGAATAATATGACACGTATTCCAATTCTTTGCACTACCATGCGAAAAGAGACATGGATAGATCTTGGTGAGGAATGTCTTAGCCTACCCACCATCTATTTGCATTTGTTTAGGCTCATACCATAAATTTAGTGACTAGCTTACCTTTAGCAAATACCCTTGGATCACTCTTTCTCTAACACCTACTTAAAAACCTTACCTATCTATTGAAGAAGAAAAGATAATGATAATACGAGGCCCCTTAACGATGTTGTAGACCCCACTTATGTAAATTAAATCATATGACTAGGATCCCCTTTTCCCTCCTACTACTACTCTTGCTCTTTTTGCATAGAagcttaattttcaatttctatttcaaaactTTCTTGCATAAATTGAAGGACATGAATATTTTGCACCCACCTttgtatatatttataatattattcataaattaataatataaaaaataataaaaaataaataaaaccattGTAAAAATCAAATTCAACAAATTTTTAATCTAttctaatataaaaaattaaaagaaaaaaggcTAAACATTCAAAATATATATGCGAAGATAGAGTTTTTATTTTGAAACCATAGTGGGGCTGATATTCTCACCCACCTCTAACCAAATGGTTAGTGATTTACATAATAGCTGGGCTATTAGCATCACATTATTACAGTGAATTTACATTTTTACACAAAATGTACTTTCAAACCGTGTTGTCATCCGAATGCAGTTTATGGATAATGATTGGAgctccatgttgaggattaatcgTAATAGGTGCTGTCGGTGCATGGGCATAACCAGGAGAAAGAACAAACGAGAAGCGTTGCAGAATCATGACAAGGACAACCTTACTTTGGAGCATAGCAAAATTTTGGCCCACACACGACCTCAATCCATATCCAAAAGGGACAAATGCAGTAGAGCCATCCTTAGCAGCCTTAGTTATTCCCTCACTAAACCGCTCAGGCTTAAATTCATTTGCATCCTCTCCCCACAGAGATGTATCGTGATTCAATGTAAGCATAGGGAACAGCACCTGCGTGCCTTCAGGAATTGAAATTCCTCCTAGTTTTGTATCCTTATGGGCTTCTCTAATCAGCCCAACAGCTGGTAAGTAGAGCCTGATCGCCTCGTTCAGAATCATTCCTAACTGTAGTATAGAACACAAAcaaaatttaattagaaaaatactAAGACCAGAGTATCGAAGTTTAAGTTATAAAATGGCTTCTTCTTTTCTTACAGTTTTTAGTTTGTTTACTGTCTCAAATTTTGGATGGCTATTTCCACAGACTTGTTGTATTTCTGAGCGTGCTTTCTCTTGCCAGTCTGGATGCATGGCCAAGAGAATAATGGCAAATGCTAAGTGATTACTTGTAGTCTCTTGACCAGCgatgaaaaatgttttgcattcagCTATGATTTCCTCTATTGTGAGACCCTGATTGCTTTCAGAGCTTCTCATCTCTTGGATTGTGTTCATCATGGTGCCAAGCAGATCATTGCCATAGCCTTGGGTGGTGTTTGCACCAGCTTTTTCTCGCTCTGCAATAAGCTCTTTGAGAGCACTCTTAATTTCTTTGATGAGTCTCCAACGCTCTCTGTTTCTTTTGAAGGGCACAAATCTAAAAACCCAACAAAAAGAAACGTAACCTAATGATCATTTACTTCATCATGTATAATTCAATATTATTAAATAAGAAACTATCACTTGCAAGTCACTTGGAAGAAACCATTATTCAATCTCACCTATAGAAAGGAACCATTAATTTTGCATAATCTTGGCAGGCCAAGGATACTTGCTGAGCCAGCAAGTCGAAAATATGCTTTCCTTGGAGATAGCTGCTACCAAACGCTGTGCGAGCAATAACGTCTGCAGTTAAAGCCTTTAATTCCACAGCCACATCCACTTCTTTCTCACCAGTTTTTGTAACTTTCTCCCATTTTTCTAGCATATTGACAGTGCTCTCCACCATGGAAGAAGCCATATCCTGTCCCAACCTTTTTTGATaagtaattaataaattattttttggaTAGACTATTAAGAACATAAGATTTTCACAAAGTTTTTGGGAAAAAGTTTATAGAAGATTTTAGAATAATGTTGTAGATCATAGTGAATGATACGTAAACATAATATAGAAAGAAGTATTAACGTTTAATCTCCGAGGCAATCAATAACATTAATATACAATCGTGTACAGTTATTTCAAAATTTTCTCGTCAAATAATCAAATATAGAATAGTTTAGCTATTTCTACATAATACAATTTTAAGAATTATAAAGAATACCCAATTGGCAAAAGAAAAACTGCCAACCAAGTTTATCTTCTAGATTATAAAATGAATCACACCCAACCTTGAGCTTATCAGTATGAAAAGAAGGATTTATAATCCGCCGGTGGTGCGCCCATTTATCCCCATTGAGCACAATCAGGCCTTCTCCAAGCAGCTCTTTCATGAAAGGATCCCATCTTGGTTTTCCATAATACCCTTTCTTATCAGCTAGCGCCTCCTTCACCAATTCAGATGTACCAATTACTAGTGTTGGTACGGGCCCCAGCCAGATTAGGAAAATGGACCCTGGTAGTTAGATGACAAAGAATGCATTTACATATATTAGCAACATTAGCTTACAGTATAAACTTAACAAACTGAATGAAAATTACCATATATTTTGGACCAGTAATGGTAGTAAGGCTGCACTCTTGCTGCAATGTCATGGGAGAGTTTCATAGGTTTGGATGTGACCTCGTAAATTAACTTGTTTACTTCAAGAGAATTTCCAAAGAGTAGCTTGTAAGGAGGGCCATTAATGCCTTGAGATTGAAAGTGCTTGGCTATTTGCAGAGGCTTCCACCATAGTGCTATTGTAAGTTTGGCAACTAGAAACACAACTAAACAACCAAATGAAAACAATGCAATTTCAGCAACACTAAACATTGAATTTTTCATGTCTCTCAATGTTTCAAGAATGCCTGCTCCTGACCATCTTCTTGCGATATTTATGAGAGAGATTTTTTGATAGTTATCGATCTATTATctcaaaagaattttattttttcctaATTGCCAGCCATAAGATGTTGGTTTAGTCCCTTTGACGGGTTTCTTGCATATCTTATATGAATTCGGTTGATTTCTTTCCCCTGGCAACATCTGTATCCATTTCTTGTCGAGTCACATCAATTCATTGTTGGGGACAACTATGTAATTCTTAGAATAACCGTAAAAGCCATACGAAGCattttggaattattgtcaagctTAGTTGGGGACATTCTCGAGGCGGTTTAAATTAATTTTCTTTTAATGTAGTCTTTTCTTTGGTATTTTCGTTTAGAATTTAGCCGTTTCCAAAAAACTTCTCGGTTGATTGTGGTTTTTTCGTTGGAAAAATGAGTTCTAAAATACTTTGGTGGCTGTTTCCTATTTCGAAAGGCCTTTATTCTTCACAGCAGTCACCCATCTTCGTACGTGTTATTTGCATGTTTGTGTTGATTGCCTCACTGGCCTTCTTTATCCATTGGCCTACCATATCCACGAGCAATCGGCACATGGAATTCTTCTGTTTTGCTTAACTAGTTTGAATAGTTTGTGATGATCTAGGTTTAAATTTAGTCTAGGTTTATTTTTGCTTTTCTTTGCTGAATTTTAAGATCTAGAGTAAAGGTACATAGGGGAGAGAGATCAGTAGTTGTACGGGGTTTAATAGTCATTATAGCAATTGTGCATATAATATCCagtcttgccacatatttatactatatgatgtaaataaacaatccacatgtaaattaaaaaattaccaaatgttgatcaaaatggaccaatacttgaacataagagaacccataaatgttatataaaaaagacataaatatattaattaactagtgaaatagatcattttttgtttcaaataaaatatcatagctatccactataagtATGTCATACATAAAATAAGATACTCACTTAAACAAGTACTATTATCATAGTATAAAAATATTATTCTTAAGtatacaactattggggtagcatgcagtggagtatttcatattagtaatttgtcctatcacaaatataaaaggtgaacacaataaataccttgtttttctccatgaaatgtgagggattgtccaaagatttaagtgttcaacaattggttaCTTTGTGTTCttataagttttattttatatcataatatgttgtttttgtgttcaactattggtcctttaGTGTTGGATATAAAATTCAgagataacacacatttatgattactaataggtatttggtccatttaagttttatataagttatattttacataaaaatacgatattatattaattacaaatgatattttttattcaacaactaggaatttttagattaagttatggtcaaatctttaaaaagtcatttttttgacGACTTGCATGATGAGTCACAACTTCAAAgcttagttgtagatagttaagtgtccatatTACATTCCCAAAAAGAAATAAAGGTCTTACAATATTCcatgtgatggctacatgttgacgaagttaTCCCTAATGACTACAGGTCCCTCTCCCCTATATTGTTTATCTCATATTAGCTTTAGTATTTTTTGAGTTGAGTATGTTTTGCAACAAGCTTATTAATTTGAGTGGTTTGTGTATCATCTAATATGGATGT contains:
- the LOC131076647 gene encoding cytochrome P450 734A1-like, translating into MKNSMFSVAEIALFSFGCLVVFLVAKLTIALWWKPLQIAKHFQSQGINGPPYKLLFGNSLEVNKLIYEVTSKPMKLSHDIAARVQPYYHYWSKIYGSIFLIWLGPVPTLVIGTSELVKEALADKKGYYGKPRWDPFMKELLGEGLIVLNGDKWAHHRRIINPSFHTDKLKDMASSMVESTVNMLEKWEKVTKTGEKEVDVAVELKALTADVIARTAFGSSYLQGKHIFDLLAQQVSLACQDYAKLMVPFYRFVPFKRNRERWRLIKEIKSALKELIAEREKAGANTTQGYGNDLLGTMMNTIQEMRSSESNQGLTIEEIIAECKTFFIAGQETTSNHLAFAIILLAMHPDWQEKARSEIQQVCGNSHPKFETVNKLKTLGMILNEAIRLYLPAVGLIREAHKDTKLGGISIPEGTQVLFPMLTLNHDTSLWGEDANEFKPERFSEGITKAAKDGSTAFVPFGYGLRSCVGQNFAMLQSKVVLVMILQRFSFVLSPGYAHAPTAPITINPQHGAPIIIHKLHSDDNTV